In Synechococcus sp. PCC 6312, one genomic interval encodes:
- a CDS encoding DNA cytosine methyltransferase, whose amino-acid sequence MKSPIIFSFFSGCGFLDLGFERASFNIEFVNENHIPFLEAYKYSRTQLRIKPPKYGYDSTSIESFLSGDSRIYLQKLVNNAKSKVNLVGFVGGPPCPDFSIGGKNKGQYGDNGKLTKVYVDIIIENQPDFFVFENVKGLWRTRSHRQFYENLKHKLSNYGYVLTDRLTNCIEFGVPQNRDRIIMFGIKKTLISRLNHQQSLYDAFKWDKYIKYDKNEVLNRFLWPSTDVYEEDSFRSMPENLNGLHQLTVQYWFKKNNVEHHPNAHHFFKPRAGLIRFQTVAEGDDSKKSYKRLHRWRYSPTAAYGNNEVHLHPYKSRRLSVAEALAIQSLPPEFSLPESMSLSNMFKTIGNGVPYLASLGIANTVRDFLESIK is encoded by the coding sequence ATGAAGTCACCCATTATTTTTTCATTTTTTTCTGGCTGTGGATTTCTCGATTTAGGATTTGAACGTGCAAGCTTTAACATTGAGTTTGTCAATGAGAATCATATCCCTTTTTTAGAGGCATATAAGTATTCAAGAACTCAACTAAGGATAAAACCTCCGAAATATGGATATGATTCAACTAGTATAGAATCTTTTCTCAGTGGTGATAGCAGGATATATCTTCAGAAGTTAGTAAATAATGCTAAATCAAAAGTGAATCTGGTTGGCTTTGTTGGCGGCCCACCATGTCCTGATTTTTCAATTGGAGGTAAAAATAAAGGTCAATATGGTGACAATGGAAAGTTAACCAAGGTTTATGTTGATATTATTATTGAAAATCAGCCAGATTTCTTTGTATTTGAAAATGTTAAAGGGCTGTGGAGAACTAGAAGTCATCGGCAATTCTATGAAAACTTGAAACATAAGTTATCTAACTATGGATATGTTCTTACCGACAGACTAACCAATTGCATCGAGTTTGGAGTGCCGCAAAATAGAGATCGGATTATAATGTTTGGCATTAAAAAGACACTTATATCAAGATTAAATCATCAGCAATCTCTATATGACGCTTTCAAGTGGGATAAATATATTAAATACGACAAAAATGAAGTATTAAATCGATTTTTATGGCCGTCTACAGATGTCTATGAAGAAGATAGCTTTAGATCTATGCCAGAAAATCTTAATGGACTACATCAACTTACTGTCCAATATTGGTTTAAAAAAAATAATGTTGAACATCATCCTAATGCCCATCATTTTTTTAAACCGAGGGCTGGATTGATAAGATTTCAGACTGTTGCTGAAGGGGATGATAGCAAGAAATCCTATAAACGCTTACACAGATGGCGATATTCCCCCACAGCTGCATATGGTAATAATGAAGTTCATTTACATCCATACAAGAGTAGAAGGCTTTCTGTCGCTGAAGCATTAGCTATACAATCTTTGCCACCAGAGTTTAGTTTGCCTGAAAGTATGTCTTTGTCTAATATGTTTAAAACAATTGGAAATGGCGTACCGTATTTGGCTTCTTTAGGTATTGCAAATACAGTTCGTGATTTCCTGGAAAGCATTAAATAG
- a CDS encoding Cfr10I/Bse634I family restriction endonuclease, with the protein MATSNSNTPYMIQVFCSLRSGNFPNQNDTFRGILDSLDQAARAINPSVSQGSLNVCHGDWYEWIIARSLWNFRIQNRKKLIGLLLPKVSSFDISNLYTPNLSNHINDLKQKVNNIAGVQLITSNPDFVVIDPEEIDVDPSLNSHIHQFTSDSIRLLQQSYTGFIDQCSFNNIVAYLAVKTSFRSDRRLQIPHEGSLMKATYIHLQTREWVINPKGLKYYAAASEVGPADRDALKTVATHSITNVQSLPQAAVDEVFEINTLQQANDAFEKILIY; encoded by the coding sequence ATGGCAACATCAAATTCTAATACTCCCTACATGATTCAAGTTTTTTGTAGTTTGCGAAGTGGTAATTTTCCAAATCAAAATGATACTTTTAGAGGAATATTAGATTCTTTAGATCAAGCTGCTAGAGCTATTAATCCGTCAGTTTCACAGGGTTCACTGAATGTTTGCCATGGTGATTGGTATGAGTGGATCATTGCTAGAAGCTTGTGGAATTTCCGAATACAAAACAGAAAAAAGCTTATTGGATTACTATTGCCTAAAGTTTCGAGTTTCGATATTTCAAATTTATATACTCCAAACTTAAGCAATCACATAAATGATCTAAAACAAAAAGTGAACAACATAGCAGGTGTTCAGCTTATAACTTCAAATCCTGATTTTGTTGTTATTGATCCAGAGGAAATTGATGTTGACCCTTCTTTGAACTCTCACATTCATCAATTTACTTCAGATTCAATAAGACTACTACAGCAATCATATACTGGATTTATCGATCAATGTTCATTTAACAATATTGTTGCTTATTTAGCAGTAAAAACAAGTTTTAGATCTGATAGGCGTTTACAGATTCCCCATGAAGGTAGTCTTATGAAAGCGACCTATATACATTTGCAAACTAGAGAGTGGGTTATCAATCCAAAGGGTTTAAAGTATTATGCTGCGGCTTCGGAAGTAGGCCCTGCTGATAGAGATGCATTAAAGACAGTTGCAACCCACTCTATTACCAATGTTCAGAGTTTGCCTCAGGCTGCCGTTGATGAAGTTTTTGAGATTAACACACTACAGCAAGCTAATGATGCTTTTGAAAAAATATTGATTTATTAA
- a CDS encoding DUF4351 domain-containing protein, translating to MLGLQAEDLSHTRFYQDVLQIGREEGEKLGESKLILRQLGLKFGSIDASLEQQVRALSSERLELLGEALLNFQNISELQAWLVKQN from the coding sequence ATGCTCGGACTACAAGCAGAAGACCTCAGCCATACTAGGTTTTATCAGGATGTATTGCAAATCGGCCGAGAAGAGGGAGAGAAGTTAGGAGAATCAAAGTTAATCCTTCGTCAATTAGGGCTTAAGTTTGGCAGTATTGATGCTTCTCTTGAGCAACAGGTTAGGGCTTTATCTTCTGAGCGGTTAGAGTTACTGGGCGAGGCATTGTTGAATTTTCAGAATATTTCAGAACTCCAGGCCTGGTTAGTCAAACAAAATTAG
- a CDS encoding NAD(P)H-quinone oxidoreductase subunit 4: protein MMAAQFPWLTLITLLPVVAAFFIPLLPDKQGKTVRWYALVVGLVTFGLSVYAFSQHYDPLTPDFQMTEVIPWIPQIGLNWSLAVDGLAMPLILLTGLINTVAIFAAWNVQHKPRLFYFLMLALYSAQIGVFAAQDLVLFFLIWELELVPVYLLISIWGGPKRQYAATKFILYTALGSIFILVAGLAMAFSGGNFTLDMATLGMKEYPMALELLAYAGFLIAFGVKMPIFPLHTWLPDAHGEASAPVSMVLAGVLLKMGGYGLIRFNAQMLPDAHFYFAPVLIILGVVNIVYGALTAFAQENLKRRLACSSISHMGFVLIGIGTLNAVGLNGAMLQMISHGLIAAALFFLAGVTYERTHTLVMEKMGGLAKSMPKTFALITVGSMASLALPGMSGFISELTVFVGLTASDTYTSIFKVGVIFLSAVGLLLTPVYLLSMLRKVFFGSGEGGEMFDKYISDAKPREVFIAACLLVPILVVGFYPKLATQTYDVTTVAVADQIQRGVPTVASQAFPLYAQLHQAPSLAPQETTIAMMQGH, encoded by the coding sequence TTGATGGCTGCTCAATTTCCTTGGTTGACGCTAATCACATTACTGCCGGTGGTTGCGGCATTCTTCATTCCTTTACTGCCCGATAAGCAAGGTAAGACCGTACGCTGGTACGCCCTCGTGGTTGGCCTGGTCACCTTTGGCTTATCCGTTTATGCCTTTAGCCAACATTACGACCCGCTCACCCCGGATTTCCAAATGACGGAGGTGATTCCCTGGATTCCACAAATTGGTTTGAATTGGTCTTTGGCGGTGGATGGCCTGGCCATGCCGTTGATTCTCCTAACGGGCTTAATTAATACAGTGGCGATTTTTGCGGCCTGGAATGTCCAGCACAAACCTCGGCTCTTCTACTTCTTAATGTTGGCTTTGTACTCGGCTCAGATTGGTGTATTTGCGGCCCAGGATTTAGTTTTGTTCTTCCTAATTTGGGAACTTGAATTAGTCCCTGTTTACCTGCTGATTTCCATCTGGGGTGGGCCAAAGCGTCAGTACGCGGCGACTAAGTTTATTCTCTACACTGCCCTCGGCTCCATTTTTATTCTTGTGGCTGGCCTGGCCATGGCTTTCTCTGGAGGGAACTTCACCCTGGATATGGCCACCTTAGGGATGAAAGAATACCCAATGGCCTTGGAACTTCTGGCTTATGCCGGATTTTTGATTGCCTTTGGGGTGAAGATGCCGATTTTCCCGCTCCATACCTGGTTGCCCGATGCCCACGGTGAAGCCTCTGCCCCTGTCTCTATGGTTTTGGCTGGGGTTTTGCTCAAAATGGGTGGCTATGGTTTGATTCGCTTCAACGCTCAAATGCTCCCCGATGCCCATTTCTACTTTGCCCCCGTCCTGATTATCTTGGGTGTGGTCAATATTGTTTACGGTGCTTTAACGGCCTTTGCCCAGGAAAACTTAAAGCGTCGCTTGGCCTGTTCTTCCATCTCCCACATGGGTTTTGTTCTGATTGGAATTGGGACGCTCAACGCCGTTGGTCTGAATGGGGCAATGTTGCAGATGATCTCCCACGGTTTGATTGCCGCTGCCTTGTTCTTCTTGGCTGGGGTCACTTACGAACGGACTCATACCCTGGTCATGGAAAAAATGGGTGGCCTGGCTAAATCTATGCCAAAAACCTTTGCCCTGATTACAGTTGGTTCAATGGCTTCCTTAGCTTTGCCTGGGATGAGTGGGTTTATCAGCGAGTTGACTGTATTTGTTGGTTTAACAGCTAGCGATACCTACACCTCGATCTTCAAAGTTGGTGTGATTTTCCTCTCTGCCGTTGGCCTGCTTTTAACCCCGGTTTATCTCCTCTCCATGTTGCGGAAGGTCTTCTTTGGCTCTGGGGAAGGTGGAGAAATGTTTGATAAGTACATCAGTGATGCCAAACCGCGGGAAGTCTTCATTGCTGCTTGCTTACTAGTGCCAATTTTGGTAGTTGGCTTCTATCCCAAGTTAGCGACCCAAACCTATGATGTGACAACTGTGGCAGTGGCGGATCAGATTCAACGGGGTGTGCCGACTGTTGCATCCCAGGCCTTCCCGCTTTATGCCCAACTCCACCAGGCTCCCAGTTTAGCCCCTCAAGAAACCACAATTGCTATGATGCAGGGTCACTAA
- the chlP gene encoding geranylgeranyl reductase yields MALRVAVVGSGPAGSSAAETLARAGIETYLFERKLDNAKPCGGAIPLCMVSEFDLPPHIIDRQVRKMKMISPSNIEVNIGHTLKADEYIGMCRREVLDGFLRERAAGFGANLINGTVFKLDIPENNSKPYTLHYADLSNGGPEGIAKTLEVDVVIGADGANSRIAKEIDAGDYNYAIAFQERIRLPADKMAYYNDLAEMYVGDDVSPDFYAWVFPKYDHVAVGTGTMKINKEKIRQLQAGIRTRAAAKLEGGQIIKVEAHPIPEHPRPRRVVGRVALVGDAAGTVTKSSGEGIYFAAKSARMCAETIVEFSNNGQRIPTEADLKVYLKRWDQRYGMTYLVLDLLQRVFYRSDATREAFVEMCEDIDVQRLTFDSYLYKTVVPANPLVQLKITAKTIGSLLRGNALAP; encoded by the coding sequence TTGGCACTTCGGGTTGCGGTTGTCGGATCAGGGCCGGCGGGATCTTCAGCAGCAGAAACACTAGCGCGGGCTGGAATCGAAACCTATTTATTTGAACGTAAACTAGACAATGCCAAGCCCTGCGGTGGTGCCATTCCCCTGTGCATGGTGAGTGAGTTTGATTTGCCGCCACACATCATTGATCGGCAAGTCCGCAAGATGAAAATGATCTCCCCCTCCAACATTGAGGTCAACATTGGCCACACCCTCAAAGCCGATGAATATATCGGGATGTGCCGCCGGGAAGTCTTAGACGGTTTCTTGCGGGAGCGGGCCGCTGGCTTTGGGGCCAATTTAATCAATGGGACAGTCTTTAAGCTGGATATTCCCGAAAATAATTCCAAACCCTACACCCTCCATTACGCTGACCTCTCCAACGGTGGCCCAGAAGGCATCGCCAAAACCCTCGAAGTGGATGTGGTGATTGGGGCTGATGGAGCCAACTCCCGGATTGCCAAAGAAATTGATGCTGGTGATTACAACTACGCCATTGCCTTCCAAGAGCGCATTCGGTTGCCCGCAGACAAAATGGCCTACTACAACGACTTAGCCGAAATGTACGTGGGTGATGATGTTTCCCCGGATTTCTACGCTTGGGTTTTCCCCAAATATGATCACGTGGCAGTCGGTACCGGCACCATGAAGATCAACAAGGAAAAAATCCGTCAACTCCAGGCCGGGATTCGGACAAGGGCCGCTGCCAAACTGGAGGGGGGGCAAATCATTAAAGTTGAAGCCCATCCCATCCCAGAACATCCCCGGCCGCGGCGTGTTGTTGGCCGTGTAGCCCTGGTTGGCGATGCCGCTGGAACGGTAACCAAATCTTCAGGTGAAGGGATATATTTTGCCGCCAAGTCTGCTCGGATGTGTGCCGAAACGATTGTCGAATTTTCCAATAACGGTCAACGTATCCCCACCGAAGCGGATCTCAAGGTTTATCTCAAACGCTGGGATCAACGCTATGGCATGACCTACTTGGTGTTGGACTTGCTGCAACGGGTCTTCTATCGCTCAGATGCGACTCGGGAAGCCTTTGTTGAAATGTGCGAAGACATTGACGTGCAGCGGCTCACCTTTGACAGCTACCTCTATAAAACCGTTGTCCCAGCAAATCCCCTAGTGCAGTTGAAAATTACCGCTAAAACTATTGGCAGCCTGCTCCGGGGAAATGCCCTAGCTCCTTAG
- a CDS encoding serine/threonine-protein kinase translates to MQVHCTRPGCPQPINNFPELDDPAVRKKSPQKFCLACGMPLILRSRYVPQKLLGQGGFGAAYFARDLDTPRLRECVIKQLVVNTTDPETLAKTQELFEREGEVLENLGTHAQIPDLYAYFELDVPNPQTGRSEPYFYIAQEFIDGETLEEEVTRKGRFTEAEVVALLREILPVLQYVHDNGSIHRDIKLSNIMRQHPHKTKVPNQASLYLLDFGAVKQLATLGGPNKMTGIYTLHFAPPEQSRGEQVFPSSDLYALAVTCVVLLTGKPPSDLYEAYTNSWKWRPYAQVTEQLAQVLDRMLLPAPSQRFQSASDAYYALTQGSIIPTPAPMPPRSSTLPITPQPIPPVSAPPPATATNLQGSVGVPSPPIPPASSQNINQPTITPRPAKGKPPNVPKPPKPAKSPAPSLPMVKVLTGAAFTGFEAGILGLVGYGLLTQGWASLGLVAGGGGVVLALLIFLQFKGVIEKWEQLVIAGLSAAVAWFMPFLPLVGVQALLVSGMIAVGLVVIAQIFLLIYTVLSKIL, encoded by the coding sequence ATGCAAGTTCACTGCACCCGGCCTGGCTGTCCACAACCGATTAATAATTTCCCAGAATTGGATGACCCAGCGGTGCGGAAAAAGTCGCCTCAGAAGTTCTGCCTGGCCTGTGGGATGCCCTTAATTTTAAGGAGTCGTTATGTTCCCCAGAAACTCCTGGGCCAGGGAGGATTTGGGGCGGCCTATTTTGCCCGAGATTTAGACACACCGAGATTACGGGAATGTGTGATTAAGCAGTTGGTGGTGAATACGACAGATCCAGAGACTCTCGCCAAAACCCAAGAACTCTTTGAACGGGAAGGGGAAGTTTTAGAAAACCTCGGAACCCATGCCCAAATTCCGGATTTATATGCCTACTTTGAACTGGATGTGCCGAATCCCCAAACGGGCCGGTCAGAACCCTATTTCTACATTGCCCAAGAGTTTATTGATGGGGAAACCCTCGAAGAAGAAGTGACTCGCAAAGGGCGGTTTACGGAAGCAGAGGTGGTGGCATTACTCCGGGAAATTTTGCCTGTTTTGCAGTATGTCCACGATAACGGCTCAATTCATCGGGATATTAAGTTGTCTAACATCATGCGGCAACATCCCCATAAAACCAAAGTTCCTAACCAGGCCAGTCTCTATCTTTTAGATTTTGGAGCCGTGAAGCAACTGGCAACTCTGGGCGGCCCGAATAAAATGACTGGAATTTATACGCTCCATTTTGCCCCCCCCGAACAAAGCCGCGGTGAACAGGTTTTTCCGAGCTCCGATCTCTATGCCCTTGCTGTGACTTGTGTGGTGTTGCTGACCGGAAAACCGCCCAGTGATCTCTATGAGGCCTATACCAACTCCTGGAAGTGGCGACCCTATGCCCAAGTGACGGAGCAACTGGCCCAGGTTTTAGATCGGATGTTACTCCCTGCCCCCAGTCAACGGTTTCAATCCGCCAGTGATGCCTACTACGCTCTGACTCAAGGCTCAATTATTCCCACTCCCGCCCCGATGCCGCCCCGCTCTAGCACTCTTCCCATCACCCCACAACCGATCCCACCCGTCAGCGCGCCGCCGCCCGCAACTGCCACGAATTTGCAAGGGTCTGTTGGGGTTCCCAGTCCGCCGATTCCGCCAGCTTCCAGTCAAAATATTAACCAGCCGACCATTACGCCCCGGCCAGCAAAGGGTAAACCACCAAACGTTCCCAAGCCTCCTAAACCCGCTAAATCTCCGGCTCCGTCCTTACCGATGGTGAAAGTTTTGACTGGAGCGGCTTTTACAGGGTTTGAAGCGGGTATTTTGGGACTGGTTGGTTATGGCTTGTTAACTCAAGGGTGGGCTTCTCTGGGCCTGGTGGCGGGTGGTGGCGGGGTAGTGCTGGCTTTGCTGATTTTTTTGCAGTTCAAAGGGGTGATCGAGAAGTGGGAGCAGCTGGTGATTGCCGGATTGTCTGCTGCCGTTGCTTGGTTTATGCCGTTTTTACCGCTGGTTGGGGTTCAGGCCTTACTGGTTTCTGGGATGATTGCCGTTGGCCTGGTAGTGATTGCCCAGATATTTTTACTAATTTACACCGTGCTCTCAAAAATTTTATAA
- a CDS encoding F0F1 ATP synthase subunit gamma, giving the protein MANLKSIRDRIQSVKNTRKITEAMRLVAAAKVRRAQEQVTATRPFADRLALVLHGLQARLRFEEANLPLLAKRPVKKVALLVITGDRGLCGAYNSSVIRRAEDRIRELQSERIDYTLVIVGRKAAQYFQRRERPIDAVFTGLEQIPSATEAMQIANELLSLFLSETVDRVELIYTKFVSLISSRPVTQTLLPLDPQGLEAEDDEIFRLTSRSSKLEVSREKVALPTTPLAADMIFEQDPVQILDALLPLYLNNQLLRSMQEAAASELAARMTAMSNASDNATTLVGTLTRSYNKARQAAITQEILEVVAGAELLR; this is encoded by the coding sequence GTGGCAAACCTCAAATCAATTCGGGATCGGATTCAGTCAGTTAAAAATACCCGCAAAATCACTGAAGCAATGCGTTTGGTGGCCGCTGCTAAAGTTCGCCGGGCGCAAGAACAAGTCACAGCCACCCGCCCCTTTGCCGATCGGTTGGCCCTGGTTTTGCATGGGTTACAGGCCCGGTTACGATTTGAAGAAGCCAATTTGCCCCTGTTGGCTAAACGACCGGTGAAAAAAGTGGCTCTCCTGGTGATTACCGGAGATCGGGGCCTCTGTGGAGCCTATAACTCCAGTGTGATTCGCCGGGCCGAAGATCGGATTAGGGAACTCCAGTCCGAGAGAATTGACTATACCCTGGTGATTGTTGGCCGCAAAGCCGCTCAATATTTCCAACGTCGCGAACGCCCCATTGATGCTGTATTTACCGGATTGGAGCAAATTCCTTCAGCCACCGAAGCGATGCAGATTGCCAATGAACTCCTGTCTTTGTTTTTATCGGAAACCGTGGATCGGGTTGAATTGATCTATACCAAGTTTGTTTCTTTAATTAGCTCCCGTCCCGTGACTCAAACCCTGTTGCCCTTAGACCCCCAAGGCCTGGAAGCCGAAGATGATGAAATTTTCCGGTTAACCAGCCGCAGTAGTAAACTGGAAGTCAGCCGGGAAAAAGTAGCACTGCCGACAACCCCCTTAGCGGCGGATATGATTTTTGAGCAGGATCCTGTGCAGATTTTAGATGCGCTCTTGCCCTTATACCTGAACAATCAACTCCTGCGCTCTATGCAAGAGGCCGCCGCTTCAGAACTGGCCGCCCGGATGACTGCCATGAGTAATGCCAGCGATAACGCCACAACCTTAGTCGGAACCTTAACCCGTTCTTACAACAAAGCCCGCCAGGCCGCCATCACCCAGGAAATTTTGGAAGTCGTGGCTGGGGCCGAGTTACTGCGTTAA
- a CDS encoding glycosyltransferase family 4 protein: protein MKLLFLSTSVGPLGSGLGGGVELTLLNIAQALVTLGHQITVVAPQGSKLPLPVEMVEISGALQVPAQTQTRDQPIEMPPNPVLGRMWDYARQVQADYDILVNFAYDWLPFYLTPFFQKPIAHLVSMGSLNEVMDRVVEEVVDQFPGSISVYTRTQALTFPFADQCVVLGSGLDLSLYEFCPEPEESLCWLGRISPEKGLEDAVAAVNETRTPLKIMGQLQDAAYWESIQASYPHAPIQYLGFKTTQEMQEILRKCRALLVTSRWVEAFGNVLIESLACGVPVIAYARGGPTEIIQDGQTGWLVTPDSVSGLVAAINKLEQINRQACRAQAERDYALPVYGARVEQWLKNLLPGKFS from the coding sequence TTGAAACTTTTATTCCTCTCCACATCAGTTGGCCCCCTCGGTTCTGGCTTAGGGGGGGGTGTTGAATTAACCCTGCTGAATATTGCCCAGGCCCTCGTCACCCTTGGCCACCAGATTACAGTCGTTGCTCCCCAAGGCTCAAAACTGCCCTTACCTGTGGAGATGGTTGAAATTTCCGGCGCATTACAAGTCCCAGCCCAAACCCAAACCCGAGACCAACCCATTGAGATGCCACCCAACCCGGTTTTAGGGCGGATGTGGGATTATGCCCGCCAAGTCCAGGCTGACTACGACATTTTGGTCAATTTTGCCTACGATTGGTTGCCGTTCTATTTAACCCCATTTTTCCAAAAGCCCATTGCCCATCTGGTCAGTATGGGTTCCTTAAACGAGGTCATGGATCGAGTCGTGGAGGAGGTGGTTGACCAATTTCCGGGCAGTATTAGCGTCTATACCCGTACCCAGGCCCTCACGTTTCCCTTTGCCGATCAATGTGTGGTCTTGGGCAGTGGTTTAGATCTATCGCTGTATGAGTTTTGTCCAGAACCCGAGGAGTCTTTATGTTGGCTAGGGCGAATTTCCCCAGAAAAGGGCCTGGAAGATGCGGTGGCAGCGGTGAACGAAACGAGAACTCCCCTCAAAATCATGGGCCAGTTACAAGATGCTGCCTACTGGGAAAGCATTCAAGCCAGCTACCCCCATGCACCGATTCAATATCTCGGCTTCAAAACAACTCAGGAAATGCAGGAAATTTTGCGAAAATGCCGGGCCTTACTGGTCACCTCTCGCTGGGTTGAAGCCTTTGGCAATGTCTTAATCGAAAGCCTGGCCTGTGGGGTTCCTGTCATTGCTTATGCCCGTGGCGGCCCGACCGAAATTATTCAGGATGGGCAAACAGGCTGGTTAGTGACACCGGATTCTGTTTCTGGCTTAGTTGCTGCCATTAACAAGTTGGAGCAAATTAATCGCCAGGCCTGTCGAGCACAAGCAGAGCGGGATTATGCATTACCCGTCTATGGAGCCAGAGTCGAGCAGTGGTTAAAGAACCTACTCCCTGGAAAGTTCTCGTAA
- a CDS encoding DUF3326 domain-containing protein, with product MTRALTAVLIIPTGIGAAMGGYAGDAIPVVRALGQVCDQIITHPNVLNGAQLYWSMPNVAYVEGYGLDQFAAGAWGLQRGQTNRIGLLFDQAIAPDLRLRHLQAAEACRATLGLRLTDYVVTDQPLGVELRTSASGATWGTLRHPDSLLRAAAKLIETAQAIAIITRFPDQIDAQALSDYRQGQGVDPLAGAEAVISHLVVREFQIPAAHAPALMPLPLDASVSPQAAAEEIGYTFLPSVLVGLSQAPQFVSLDSQVSHQAAGVMDRRCVDVVISPAGACGGSGLLAFNQTGTQIITVADNSTTLNVTAAGLGIKALAVQSYAEAIGVLAAMKAGVDVQRLWPKMGRLRELSRE from the coding sequence ATGACCCGTGCTTTAACTGCGGTTTTAATCATTCCTACAGGGATTGGTGCGGCCATGGGGGGCTATGCCGGAGATGCCATTCCTGTGGTACGGGCCTTGGGGCAAGTCTGTGACCAAATTATTACCCATCCAAATGTGTTGAATGGGGCCCAACTCTATTGGTCAATGCCGAATGTGGCCTATGTGGAAGGCTATGGACTGGATCAGTTTGCGGCTGGGGCCTGGGGTTTACAACGGGGCCAAACGAATCGGATTGGCTTACTGTTTGACCAGGCCATTGCTCCAGACTTGCGATTGCGACATTTACAGGCGGCCGAGGCTTGTCGGGCAACCTTGGGACTGCGGCTCACGGATTATGTCGTTACGGATCAGCCATTGGGGGTGGAGTTGCGTACCTCGGCCTCTGGAGCGACCTGGGGAACCTTAAGACATCCAGACAGTTTGCTGAGGGCCGCCGCCAAACTAATTGAGACAGCCCAGGCCATTGCCATTATTACTCGCTTTCCCGATCAAATTGATGCCCAGGCCCTCAGTGATTACCGCCAAGGTCAGGGAGTCGATCCGTTAGCGGGAGCCGAAGCTGTCATTAGCCATTTAGTGGTCAGGGAGTTTCAAATTCCGGCTGCCCATGCCCCTGCTCTGATGCCCCTACCCCTGGATGCGAGTGTGAGTCCCCAGGCCGCTGCGGAAGAAATTGGCTATACGTTTTTGCCCTCGGTCTTAGTGGGTCTGAGCCAAGCTCCTCAATTTGTCTCTCTCGATTCTCAGGTTTCCCACCAGGCTGCGGGTGTGATGGATCGGCGATGTGTGGATGTGGTCATTAGTCCAGCGGGGGCTTGTGGCGGGTCAGGATTGTTGGCGTTTAATCAAACGGGAACCCAAATTATCACTGTGGCGGACAATTCAACCACCTTAAATGTGACCGCTGCGGGCCTGGGGATTAAGGCTCTAGCTGTTCAATCCTATGCTGAAGCTATTGGGGTCTTAGCGGCCATGAAAGCGGGGGTAGATGTCCAACGGTTATGGCCAAAGATGGGGCGATTACGAGAACTTTCCAGGGAGTAG
- a CDS encoding 2Fe-2S iron-sulfur cluster-binding protein yields the protein MSQSYTVEIEHQGQTYTLSVSEDKQILRAAYAAGMDTLPSACNSGVCTTCSALVVAGEVDHGDAMGLSPELREKGYVLLCVAKPKSDLKIISEKEDEVYDLQFGQFQQTS from the coding sequence ATGAGCCAAAGTTACACCGTTGAAATTGAACATCAAGGGCAAACCTACACCCTGAGCGTCTCTGAAGATAAGCAGATTTTGCGGGCGGCCTATGCTGCTGGGATGGATACCTTACCAAGTGCCTGTAACTCCGGCGTTTGTACGACCTGCTCGGCCCTGGTTGTCGCGGGAGAGGTGGATCATGGGGATGCCATGGGCTTGAGTCCCGAACTGCGAGAAAAGGGCTACGTTTTGCTTTGTGTAGCCAAACCTAAGTCGGACTTGAAAATCATTAGCGAAAAAGAAGATGAGGTCTATGATCTCCAGTTTGGGCAGTTTCAACAGACGAGTTAG